Part of the Natrinema salinisoli genome is shown below.
ATGGCCGTCTTCTGGAGGATGTATCTCACTCACAATTCAGTTATCACCACATTCTCTCTTTTAGAGCTTAAAGCTATTGGCCATATGAAAAATAGTTCTAGAAATACTACTAGACAATATCCACAAGTTCCGAAATAATCTATCTAATAGAAATTCACGATACATCATTACTGTTTCCGTTATATCACCTTTTCATGTAGGATATATGTAATACATTCAAATAAAAATTCTCAATCAATACCCCTCGTTTAGTTTTCGGTATTAACTGATAGGGTATTATCAATAGGTGATTATCACCTTGAATACCACCTATATATTGCCGAATTTTCTATTAGTTTCCATGGGATCGTATGAAAATGTGATGTTGCCTGAATCATTTGATGATTTAGATGTTGGTATTACTCTACGCAATCCCAACACGGGGGAGCTTATTGATATGAATGGGCAGGTAGAAGAATTATATGGGTATTCTCGACCAGATCTGCTCGAAATGAGTCTCGGAGATTACACAGCTCCCTCAACAAAATTCTCAGAAGAGGAAGCGATCCGTCGAATCCGGCTTGCTGCTAGCGGTGATTCACAGGTATTCGAATGGCGAATCGAACGGGGGAATGGGGAACTGATTTGGGTTCAGGTCCGTCTTAATCAAACTACAATATCTGGGACCTTATGTGTCCTTGCTGAGATCCGTGATATAACCGGATATAAAGCACGTGAACAGCGATTACGCCTTCTTAACCGCGTCGTTCGGCATAATCTCCGTAACGAGACGAATATTCTCATGGGATATGCAGACCGTCTCAAAGGTGCTGTCGAAAAGGAAACTCTTGAACAAGAAGCCGAAACAATCCTCGAGATTGCTACAGAAATTGGGACGCTGAGTGACTCGGTCCGTCAGATCGAAGAAATCGCGGAGCCTGATGCGACCCAACGAACCTCGTTGAATATAGGTGAACTCGTTGAAACAACCGTTTCTGAGATCCGATCTGAATATCCAATAGCTGAATTAACTATCGAGACACAGGCTGATATCTGGGTGAAGGCTGACAAAGGTCTCAAGTATGCAATCGAACATGCAGTTGACAATGCAATCGTCCATAATGAC
Proteins encoded:
- a CDS encoding PAS domain-containing sensor histidine kinase, with amino-acid sequence MGSYENVMLPESFDDLDVGITLRNPNTGELIDMNGQVEELYGYSRPDLLEMSLGDYTAPSTKFSEEEAIRRIRLAASGDSQVFEWRIERGNGELIWVQVRLNQTTISGTLCVLAEIRDITGYKAREQRLRLLNRVVRHNLRNETNILMGYADRLKGAVEKETLEQEAETILEIATEIGTLSDSVRQIEEIAEPDATQRTSLNIGELVETTVSEIRSEYPIAELTIETQADIWVKADKGLKYAIEHAVDNAIVHNDQEIPIVGVFATVNENTNQAEVKIIDNGPTIPQMEIDVLNDQEEASNTYHGSGLGLWVMQWCVGSLGGELIFEENSPRGNVVRILLPQADPKGSS